TTTCCTAgtacttaatattaaatttataatacgCTTACAATTTGCAGCAAATTGTTATGTGTCATACAATTCTTGGCACGTGATGGATTTTATGTCTCAAACCTCTCCAAAACAGTCTTGGATCTCATGTTATGGAACTCTCCAGAACAATCTAGAAACTTTATATTATAGAATTCTCTGAAAAATTCTAGAATTTTTAGAACATTTTACAATCATCTAAAATACTCTAGACTTTTCctgaacattttaaaaatttcttcaCGAGACTATTCCGAAATTATCTAAAATCTTCTAAATTAATCCGAAATACTCTAGAACTCTTTGGAAGGTACTCTCTCCATctcactctaattgacaaaatatgagATTTTTgatgtcccattctaattgacaaaactaacttAACTACAATTGtatcatttaattttccatctttaccctcatttaaattaaactttttatggaaaatggtgaatatttaatgagaatttgaacaatatatatataaatagtattaattagctccattatcaatagaAGGGTATAGAAATAACGatctatgtcatttattagtttgtataggttattgtaatttagttactttgtcaattagagtgggacggagggagtactagaTATAGTAGCTTTTtacattatataaaataatgttGATAGTTCTAGACTGTAGAATAGAAATCATTGGATCAAATAGATCTTAACCATTCATTGAGGAGATGGAAACTCTATAAATACGCAAACCCCctcatttgtaaacatataCGAATCATTATAAAGCTCTTTACTTACTATCAATACAAATTTGTATTAGTCAATCTCTTATTGTCCCTATTTGCTACTAAGTTACTTTCATACTAAAATTCAAGGCTTACTTAACATCTCCACAAGTAAGATCGCCTAGGTGCCGCACGGGTTAACGTGTGAAATTCCTAACTTCGTTATCCTAGGTACTCCTGTTTTGCAAACTATGAAAACATGGCAAGTGAGGAAACTATTAATGTTAGTGTGGATGTGCAACAAGAGCAAACTAATGGGCAATCTGACGTTCGTGGACAACCTACTCAACGTACCAACACCAAACGTAGCAAATCTAAGGTTCAAACGGGTGATGCAATCAGGTTGACCCTTGAGCCTATAATTGTTATGTTGGAGAAACATGTTGAGGATGTTCAACATGTTGTTGGCAATATCTCGGATGACCTTGAAAACTTGATCGAAGAGAATGCATAAATTACTATAACTGCAAAATCCATGATGAATGAACTTGGTAAGACCCTAAAGGGTGAAATACAATCTTTTGCAAGAGAACTCACAAATATTCGGGGATTTGTTGAGGGACAGCTCTGCGTAGGGGTGAGCATTAAACGGTCAAAACagaataaccgaaccgaaccgaaccgaattaatcaaaccgaaatataatttgaaaatatggtTCGGTTACGgtccgaatttttaaaattttgactattcggttcggtttacggtttttacaaaaaaataaccgtactaaccgaaccgaccgtatGTAAAAATTACgttgttttaaactttcatatactcacatttatatattaaacttgtttaattttatagttttataataaaaaacgataaatatagatttaatttaaagaaCATGTACTCTCTAGgttaaatttttccattttttttatttattttttaaaaaactgttttttttctttctaaaaaccatacaaaaaatattacggtTTTCGACCGAACCGAACAGAACCGAACCGtaatatttcggtttggttaatacggttttgatataatttggttaatacggttcggtgaccgaaatttttaaaaaaccaaacggttttgaatttttgggcggttcgatgaccgaaccgaccgttgCTCACCCCTAGCTCTGCGGACTAAGAATGGAGGTGGATTTTATGCAAGCATTTTATGCTGCATAATGCTGACAGTGAAGCAAGGAGAAAGTTGTGACGGTTAAGACAATCAGGTACTGTTTCTGATATATTAAAGAATTCACTACTCTCATGTTTGAAATCAAGGATTTGTTTGACAAGGACTCCCTCTTCTACTTCAAAGACGAGTTGAAAGATTAGGCAAGAGTTGAGCTAAACCAACGTGGTGTTCAGTCTCTCGATGATGCTATCGCTACGGCGAAATCTCTAATTGACTACTCTTCTCAATTCAAAAGCAAGCAGCCGAACTTGAATAAGAATGGGGGAGATAGAGATGGACAAAACAGGGATAAAACCCACAAGGATGACAATCATTCAAAAGCGAAAGATTGTGCTACATGGTGACAATTGAAATTTCCTAcactaattttcaaaattgaaattataataaatatatttaaacggTGGATTAAAATATCTCAAATTCATTTCAACTTAAGAGGTCATGTTCAAAATACGATTTATGCTAATTTACACCGTTTAtttaaaatgaatggtgtacattaaaaaaaagtataattttaattaaattgatatatatcatttaatttaggccaaatgttgtaaaaaggtcaaacctttcacaaaagtttcacaaaagtcctgactttcaattttgtcgattttgtcCAAAAGTggattatttagtttcacaaaagtcctgacctttcaatatttagcatgccacataggcgtcacataggagCCACATAGGTAAATTGAAATCAAtctgagagttggccacaattgaaaccaaatattttatttttggccaaaatcgacaaaattgaaaagtcaggacttttgtgaaacttttatgaaaggtttgatatttttaagaCGTTTGGCCTTTAATTTACAATAAACAGTATAAATTGTGAATATAATCTTTAAAGTTGAAATCAACTCGAGAGATCCTTAAACTTTATATGAAAAGGAAAGGATTAGGACAATAAGGACTGATGACTGATGACAGAGACGGAGGTAAGGTAGGGCCAGGCTGTGCCTGGGCCCTACCTcacattaaaagaaaaatatttcataGCCTAATAATCTAAATTTATGGGTTAATTACACTTTATCATTGTGCACAATAGTAAAAAGCAACATACCATTTAATACATTACTTGGATTTGATAGAAAAATCATTAGATTTTGTagcaaaatattatataataaagtcTAATATGCAATTTagatcaatataaaaaaatattaaaattaggaaGTGTATATCGAAGCCTAATTATCATataaattaacataattttttttcatattgcaTAAGCCCTATTGGAATTAAActctcattttaatttttcaatgtatttctattcaaaaacatacctttttttttaatatttttcaaatatagtAAATTTGATGCgtctttttactttttatttccaTTAAGACAAATTCATtacatgtaaaataaaataaaataaaaagtcgaATTGATTTTTCATGATATTGTTTAGTTAATCagaaaaaaacttatttatttgatgtatttttttgaggtatgatattttattttttaaaaaagttaaatttgtgCCCCATCTCAATTTTGGGGCTGGCTTCGTCACTGACTGATGAGACGGCTTAATAGTTAATTACTGGTTCGTATTTAAACCAAAACTAAACTACATTTTAAAAGCTTTTGACAGAAATATAAAGGCCATATGTcataaaaaggtcaaatctttcataaaagtttcacaaaaattctgaccttttaattttgtcgattttggtcaaaaactgattatttggtttcacaaaagtcatgacctttcaattttatcaattttggccaaaaatggattatttggtttcacaaaattcctgaactttcaatatttgacataccacataggcgtcacatagacgccacataggcaaattgaaatcaaattgagagttggccacaactgaaaccaaataatttgttttttgccaaaattgacaaaattgaaagatcaggacttttatgaaacttttataaaagatttCTATGTAAAAGAGTTCTATCTTAAAAGAGttccattactatttttagaatacttttccattgaatactccattttacccttattttagttatcttaaaagagttctatgtaaaattccactatcattaataggggcaaaacatgaaaaaacatgaaaagacaagaataattaatgttttcttaatctgtgtgtaaagtcaaatgggacttataaagtgggacggagggagtatataataTTACAAAGAAAACCCCCTGgccaagtttttttttttttagcttTTAATAGCCGTCCCAATATTTCTTTTCACAGCAAAACAATGTCGTCGTCTACAATCTCCTTCCTTCTGTTACTTTTAGCGACGACCTTCATATCCTCAACCACCGCAAAACCccacataattaatttccaCTCACCAAATCTCTATCCAGAAGGCCTCACCTACGATCCCGCCGCACAACACTTCATCGTCGGCTCTCTTTACCACCGCACTATCCACTCCGTTTCCGACGCCGGCATCgtcgaaaccctaatctcaGATCCCTCCCTTCCTCCAAACTCCACCGTTTTAGGCCTCGCCGTTGATTCTCGCTATAACCGTCTCCTCGCCGTCATCCACTCCGCCCCTCCTCTCTCTCCGTTCAATGCTCTCGCCGCCTACGACCTCACCTCCCGCAGCCGCCTCTTCCTCTCTCTCCTCCCTGAATCCAACGACGTCGCCGACAAACTCTCCGTCGCTAACGATGTCGCCGTTGATTTCAAAGGAAACGCTTACGTCACTAACTCCGGTCAAAACCTAATCTGGAAAGTTAACAGTCACGGAGAAGCCTCAATTTTCTCCAGATCTCCGTCATTCACGGAGTATCCTATTGCCGTTGACCAAAACTCATCATTTAGTGACTGTGGTCTAAACGGAATTGCTTACGTCAGCAAAGGTTATCTCCTCGTAGTGCAATCCAACACAGGCAAGATGTTTAAGGTTAACGAAGATGACGGTCGAGCCAGGCCGGTTTTGTTAACGGAGGATCTACCGTTAGCGGACGGAATATCTCTTCGTAAAGACGGCGTCGTTTTGGTTGTTTCCCCAAATAAACTGTGGTATATAAAAAGTGATGACAGTTGGAGTGAGGGTGTGGTTTATGACCAAACTGACCTCGATATCGAGAGATTTCCTACTTCAGTCACTATAGGGAGAGAGGACAGGGCTTATGTGTTATATGGGAGTGTTTTTGAGGGTATGATGGGAAATGGAAAAAGGGAGTGGTTTGATATTGAGGAAGTTAATTCGGTTAAGGAGAGTAAAGAGGAGAATATTTGGATatttgttttgattggtttgggttttgcttatttttgtttttggagGTTTCAAATGAAACAACTTGTTACTAACTTGGATAAAAAGAATGGTTAATTTGTTGAGGggggtttaaattttaatgtttaaattgtacttatttttatttttagagataATTAAATAGAGATTTtgtagttttttctttttctaataaaaggtttttatttttataatgatCTCATAGTCTAATTTAGATTATATGATaacgataataataataatcaattgttgataattgtaaaattaaaaggaaatttatatgcattttatgaataattttaaatcacTATTTGAACAAAGATGAAGAAGAGAGTATGAAaccaaaaaaaaaggtttaatacatcatttgaccttTAAAATATACGCTTTTATTCTCTCAGATCTTTAaactatttttgtattttattaaatctcttagctttttttattctatttaacccaccAACTATAACTTTTTTGTCAATCTGACCCTTTTcgtttaatataataaaagcgcgtgttttcaaatgttttaaagtgcatgaaggataattaaaatgcataaattgttctatttaacccctaaattaTACTCCTCCCGTCCACAATTGATAGGCTGATTTGGATTTACACGCGTATTTAAAGATAtagtttttttagttaaaattacaCTAATTGCCTATATTACCCTTATTCAATAAATGTattaaagtttatatttttgtattataattAACACTCTATTCTTGAAATACTAGTAAAATACATTAAGTCACGGTTTAAATTTAGAACACAAATATAGAAACCTAATCAATGTATACTCAAAATTAGTGCAAAATCTTTTAGATTTTCTCTTAACAGTTGACACTCTCCTACAACATTATGCAAGTCTTGGAACTATCAGATGTTTAGAGAAGTAGACTCAGTccatcacgtcatccgtggactaagcctatgacataatgacacgtcattaaaatgatggcaatcttgtaatattactattcaaaagtgtaaataagtaataaacgaatttataagattgtcatcattttaatgacgtatcaTTATATAataggcttagtccacggatgacgtggtagactgagtctacctaagaatctctccagatggagaaattcttaggtagactcagtccaccacgtcatccgtggactaaacctatgacataatgacacgttattaaaatgatggcaatcttgtaatattactattcaaaagtgtaaataagtaataaacgaatttataagattgccatcattttaagcCGAATTTATTTGAGTTGactaagtaataatttaaataagggTATTTTAGACAAATACTTGATTTACCACCTTCTAATTAAAGAAATCAGCTTATAATTTGGGACATCTAAAAAAGGAAATCAGTCTATCAATtgtggacggagggagtactattttattctatttggtccttgaactatactattttgttctatttgaaagacataaaatattaataaaaaagataaggGACAATTAGTCAAGAAAATTTATTctctaaagtttgtaaaattcATTTACAAATTCTATCAATAATTTCGATTTCAGAATTTGAATTATATGGGAACACTTGTTTCAATAAGGTTTCAAATTGTAGCTGCTTGTAGATTTGGAAATGGTAATGGTGGTAGCAATGGTAGAACAGATTCCTGCTTAGAAGACGATTGACTTGACGGAGATTCTGTCTTCCCATTCTCAGTCTTCGACATCCTCGCCTTCTCCCGGAGCTTCTCCAAAACCTTTTTCTTCATCTCCTGCCTTCCAATGCGAGCTTCAGCAGGTTCTGCCGTGAAAATGGTGAATCCAGCAAGAGAGCCTGCAGACAAATATAGCAATGCATCTCTCCTTGAAACATTAATGGCTTTCGGAGCATTTGGTTTCTTCTCTTTCAGTCTTACTACCTACCATAAATGGCAAAACAAATTGAGCTCCTCATTTTACTCTTGCCTCTAGCCTACAAGGAATTTACATTTTTTCTGCAATTCATTGGCGACAAATTGGGCTAGAAGTACTAATCAATGTAATCATAGCCAGATTTGAGCGGATTCCGACCTGATCTAACTGAGCTCCAATCTTTTACATACAAACATAGTTCATATCCGATTCGGACTTAATATTCATTATCCAAGACCGATACGTATGTTAAATTAACGCAAACTCggtttaaattgttttagtCCTCTATAAAATTTTACCTAATAATGAAAATCTAAAGATACAATAACTAAAAGCTGGTCTAAATAATATTTGGACTCCGCCATGGCATAGTGTAAAATGTTAAGTTTCCAGATCCCGACCAAGCAAGTTGGGACTTGGCAGGCCAGGAGGGTACCTATTTGCACAGGTATAGCCTCGAACCAAAGAGCCCATGCCTTGAAATGAATATTTAAATCCAATTTACACAGATTCGGTTTAAACTTTTGAACCTGCATTTTTAACTAAAactaaatcttcaattttatatataaaaatagatcTCATACTGAGTCGGATTCATAGaccaaatttattataaaaatattagtattcaacCTTAAACTCAACGGGCAGGGCAGGGCAGGTGCGAAGTCTGTTGCTTAGGTATAGGCTTCGAACTAAAGACTATGTTGGTATAAGCAAGTTGAGCTATTCGCGAGTTACTTGAGATTGACTCGGTATTTTTCGAGTCCAGCTCGAACCGAACTCTGAGTATCAACTAAAGAGGCTAGTGAAACTAGCTCACCTCTTACACATAAAAGacaattttctttttcagtGTATAGACATTTTAtatctctaaattttaaatatgtatcaTCTTACTTGGTTAAATTCCATATTAAACAgtaacaaatattaaaataacatcaaatataataattttaaattattaaactcCAGTCTCGAACTCGAATAGCTCAGATATCCTCTGAGCTCGAACTCAAATatctgtttaattaaaaatgcTAATAAATTTTCTTTCCTAAATCAAAcccaaattaaaaatcaaaatatagcaGTTCAGTCATAGCAAGAGCAACTTAACAGAAGTAGGTTTTAAGTGAAGagaattgaaaaaacaaaacctGAATCAACGGTCGCTTGAAGACCGGAAAGTCTGCTCCTCCCGTTGAATGGTGAAACAGGTTCGAAGTAAGCAACGAATTAAGGAGTGCCATGTGTTGCGTTCTCCGACAAGATCGCCACCGGAACTGGAGTTGATTGCGTGAATTATGGCTGTGAAAGAGGGAGAGGACGGTGGCAAGGAAGTGTCCACCCaaatcaaaaatgaaaaatgaaaatggaTCTTAATGGCAAAATATGGGCCTTTACTTGTCAGCCTGCAAATTTCTTCATCCTTTTGGAAACTTGTGGCCTTAGGCCTTCTCTAATGGTCATGACTAAGGGCTGGCTGGCTGGCTTGGTTGGGGGTAAATAGGTTAGAAAAGTTGTACTTCCCGAAAAgtagtaaatattttttatttggttcaatttatacATTCTACTTCCCGAGAAGTTGGATGTTTGACTTTCCTTTCACTAGGGAAGTAACTTCCCTAGAAAAATTCAAGGAAGTAGAACTTTCCTAACACTTTTGTTGTATTTTCCTAATTTAACCTtaactttttcttctttttttcctttttaaatttatataaaaattatcataggatatttttgtcttttaattaaaaattaattccgTACTTCCCGAaaagtaaaaatcaaaacaCGTAATATTTATCAACTTGCTGAGAAGTTAACTTCCCAGAAATTATACTTCTCGGAAAGTTAACTTCCCGGGAATTGCTATAAAACGAACCAAGCGAGGCCTAAAACTTTGTCAGCAATCACTAATTGAggggaaaaaataataattatacacCGCAACGGTtgtgccacgtcattcgtgcaacaaattTATGGGGTGTTagttatatataaatgtttaataaaaaaaagtaataaataaattttttttattgcaaatgtttattaacttgttgtaaaaataatgTGGCATATTCGTTGTGTGAAATAAATACTcggaaaaagaaaattacagttgttttgtttttatgttatttgatCATCGAATAAATGTGATGAAAACTCTTTAAACGgtgataaattaataaagtaagatttagttaaaaaaacaaaataaccaTAAAAAGATTCCTAAGAAAATTAGACGCGGCactaaaaaagaataaaatattataaagaaTACTGTCAGGATGAACTGGTTGCAAATAAATTTGTTCGTGtacaatttaattttgtaaaaatatatttttcaattgtaaaattattGATACATTTCTTTTTTGAGTAGAGGTGGCCACAGTTTATAATTCGGCGGTTCCGATTCAAAACCGCCGTgtcacggttcaagaaaaagtggaaccggtccagaaccgcctaagagacggttccatgacggtttggaaccggacggttccggttccggtttaggacggtttaaaaaaaaactaaaattaaaaataaaatttaattactaaaaaatttaatttaacaataaaataactcacgcAGATAGcattacaagaaaataaaaaaaaaattaaaaaaatttaaaatattaaccaaaaatttaactaaaacaaatataacatatattttattgtaaaagtaaacatattatatgataaagatataatatatattttttatcaacgggTTCAACCCTTAAACCGTCGGTTTCGACCCGAAACCGtcggttcacggttcaacaaatTTGGAACCGATCCAGAACCGCCCTTTATACGGTTTCGAGCCAATTTTAGTCCGGTTCTGGGCCGATTTATGGGCTGACCCGGCTATGGCCACCTCTATTTTTGAGGACCTATTTAATGAGATGTTGTATTCAAAGTGACTACTCGCCGGGCATAATGCATGTTCAATGAGCAAACCATTTTTATTTCTCATgctttatttttgaatataacaactaatagtaaaataatagcaaaagtaaataaattgaaaataatttcgtatatgttttgtaatattAATAGTAAGCTAAGAAAAACAGTTTActtatttagaaaataaattagcaGTAGActtgttttttttagtaaattaaaaaaaacaaatcaaaattaatagtaaacttatattttaataaactgaaTGTAAATTAATAGTGAACttatcttttattaaaataagagtaaactaacaataaatttaatttttgagtaaaccgatagtaaactaaaaaaaagtatCTCCTAAATTTGAACAAGAATTCGAACACGAGCTATATATTTAACCTATCTCTAGCTTCCTTTTTCTATATCCGTATTGTTTGGTCAGCTTTCGATTTGCTTCAACGTATTTCGGTTCGAACTGCTGCattaaaattgtcaaataaCCACTGTCTTGAGGATCTGCTTGCTGAGCAACCCACCTGCACGGCGAGTAGGCGTTGTTTGAAAGGGTATGCTCGCCGAGCACAATGTCTTCTCGACGAGCAAACTACAATTTCTCGTTTTTACCTGTTACCGTAATCTTGCAATAGAAAggtttattttttaactttaaaaagtCAAACTGTATTAATCAAATCAAGTTggtcaaattgtatttttgagatttttttttaaatatttataggtattttcaaaaaaattcttactAATTTGATGCATTTTCACTAAATTCACTCTAGAAGTTGAATAAACCTACATTAAagaaattacttttatttttatttataatcaaaaaaTTGTTAACAATTACTAATTTGGGGACTATATcaaattactttatttttattctcatttGTCTAAATCTATATATGTAGTTTAAAAGAGAGCTCAAAACATTATACATTGAATAGCGTTTGTgttcaaattactaaaaacctCCATTTTTTACAATAATCTTCATAATAACCAGCTAaagataataattatatatgtcTATTTTTATAGTTTCCTTTGTTACTTGAAACAAACACCCCTATGTTgaacttatttaccaaaaacgTATATAAATAGCATAAACTAGAATCCAAAATACCGTACATTAAACGGTGTTTTGGGTTCAAATTACTAAACAATTCCACTTCTTACAACAATTTTCATAAGAACCCGTAAAGGACAAACAAGTGCATGTCTACTTTTATAATTTCTGTTGTTACTTGAAACATATGCCCATAATAGTAaagtttaattacttaaaaaacttccaccttaaacttttttttcgtttatattttaactttgtaaaaaaaatcatttgtacactattttgaatttttagattTCATCtctatccaaaaatattaaatttatctcttttcacttgaaaaaaagtttaaaataatcctctaatttatgtttatatactACTTAGATGTATGAtgtaatttaattgtttttaacttattcatcctttaattcattaaattgtcaattagtatatttttttattgggtagagatgaaatctaaaaacccaaaattggatacaaatgacttttttataaAGTCagaatataaacgaaaaaaaatttaaagtgggATTTTATTAAGTAATTAGGTCTAATAGTAATCTACATACAGAAATATCATGTCTCTCTACCTGTACTTATTATTCAGCATAATTATGAAAGAattttactattcgccgcccctttTTATTTAATACCGCCCCTACAAAAGACATTTTCCTTCtagcaaaat
This window of the Mercurialis annua linkage group LG5, ddMerAnnu1.2, whole genome shotgun sequence genome carries:
- the LOC126680101 gene encoding uncharacterized protein LOC126680101; translation: MALLNSLLTSNLFHHSTGGADFPVFKRPLIQVVRLKEKKPNAPKAINVSRRDALLYLSAGSLAGFTIFTAEPAEARIGRQEMKKKVLEKLREKARMSKTENGKTESPSSQSSSKQESVLPLLPPLPFPNLQAATI
- the LOC126683187 gene encoding uncharacterized protein LOC126683187 is translated as MSSSTISFLLLLLATTFISSTTAKPHIINFHSPNLYPEGLTYDPAAQHFIVGSLYHRTIHSVSDAGIVETLISDPSLPPNSTVLGLAVDSRYNRLLAVIHSAPPLSPFNALAAYDLTSRSRLFLSLLPESNDVADKLSVANDVAVDFKGNAYVTNSGQNLIWKVNSHGEASIFSRSPSFTEYPIAVDQNSSFSDCGLNGIAYVSKGYLLVVQSNTGKMFKVNEDDGRARPVLLTEDLPLADGISLRKDGVVLVVSPNKLWYIKSDDSWSEGVVYDQTDLDIERFPTSVTIGREDRAYVLYGSVFEGMMGNGKREWFDIEEVNSVKESKEENIWIFVLIGLGFAYFCFWRFQMKQLVTNLDKKNG